The DNA region TTAtacttaataatatattattaataaatacatATTGTTTTAATTTGTCATTTGACGAGAATGAGGGAAAATTGAGATTTTAGTTTCGTAAATCGACATGTTTTGGGTTTTAGTCATATAATTTGTCGAAATTTGGTTTTCATAAagtaaattgaatttatttttggttttttcttttcttttttttttcattaaacAACTAAATTCAtcgaatatgatttatttgacATTGATTCTCTTCAATATGACACATGTGTTGAGAATAAAGACTAtattaatcatattaaaatatatatgataaaaaaagaaaaaaataaagcaaaaagaccccaataattgaaaatatgataaaaaaagtTATCGTTTccctttatttttgtttatgtaTATTCTAATGTGTGTAATATAAGTTTTATTCTTGTTACATGAGTTACATATGAGATTATCGATGTCAAATAAGTAATATCCGATGGATTTAGTCGTTTTGAGcccaaaaaaaatcaagttattcaataaaaatcaaACTTTGACAAGTTATAtgactaaaacccaaaataaatcaacttaaaatattaaaattacaattttctaATGTGAATGATAAAATTATAAGTCTTTATTCTATCCAATGTTTGGTCAGATTTTTCAATGATCTAggttaaaaataattatcacATCCTATTCAACACGGTTTCTTGTTAAATTTGTTGGAGATTTAGAAAATTAATGATTGTAATGAATGatttcataaattttatttatgctaAGGTACAATATTTCCtgccattttttttttaataagagGAGAAAGTGCAATGCAAAAGAATTTATTATTAAAGCACTTTTCAGTTGTTGGGTTTATAGtagattataatattttttaaatacttttatgaaaatattgcgtttttcatcatttatcaaattattacgaaattaaaataaaaattttaaaaagaacttTGCGTCATGTTGTCCCGTACCTGCAAGaggtaataatattttttaaataattttcccCTTTCCCGCCTAAACAGTAGGCGGGGGTGGTAATTAAGAATTTTAACTCCCTTCAAGCGAGGGATTcgcaaaattatatatactagTTCACCGACGCACGAGTTGCGtatttgtataatattttttataattcatttgatttatatttaaatgatgatcaaaatataattataagaaatagcgaGGACtatactgtaattttgatatataaatttaaaaataaattgaaaaataaaaaaattaattgaaccTAGAACCTAAACCCAAAGAAACAACGACTCTATCTactgaactacatataacttgcataaaattttgaacattttactaatatatataattattaaaacagacaaTGACATCAAATTTAGTAACTACCTTAAaggacaccaaaatatttaatttcataattatcccTTCTTGTCCACACCCGGCCTCTTGTATGGATGGggaaattattttgaaaatatttttttgatgcCGCACCTTTTACAGCAGGTGCAGGGCAAACGTGAcgtaaagttttttttttaaccaaaaaaaaaaattcattttattttcataataattgaaaaaaacgtgaaaaacacaatatttggataaaaatatttaaaaagtagtgtaatataataaaataaccCTTCTGCTGTTGGTACGTCTCAGCCGTCTATCTGCCAAATACCACATTCCAGCACAACATTATTTtaccaataaatgaaattaCAATACAAATTGTATTGTTTAATTTGGTGGACTGCAGAAGTCTAACCACTATACACGTTTGAACGACGACTACTAAAATTCAAAGGTCAAGGAACATGTACCGGGACTAGACCACTGAACCTACAACCAAGAAATCATCccctcaaaaatttaaaatttcatctACTCTCTAAATATCTAAGATTCATAAAGTTTATTGCGATTTCCGAATATCATTTGATGCGTGTGACGTAAACCGTAAAATTGTTGTTGCACGATGTTGAcaaatcaaaaaataatttgattcattacttaaaaaaaaaacagacgCAGATCATAATAACTTTAGGTATATAAATATCTATATTTCTAGACAATGGCACTTTAAAGATAAATAATATactaaattatataattattgttagtatatttataaattgattTCCTTATGTTCACACTTCACCATTTCTACACAAAATTGAAAGTCGTCGCTATAACAGTTGGTTGAATGGGTGTATCAGGCGGCAAGGGTATGAAAGTAATTTCTCACTAAGTGGTTGATCTAacaaataaatgaaaaagtgAGGAATGGaaattgaaatttaaattaataaacaaaaataagaaaGGAATGGGAAAAAGGCAGGACAATTCCATACACCAGAGTTTCCAGCCTTGTTCCCTTTTCCCCGTTTTTGAAATCTCGTACAAGATTTATACAAGAAATCTTGTATAAATTCTTGTAAATCCCATCGGTATATTTATTCTTTGGACGATTTTGCATTTTTTATTGTTTGTTTGTGATTACTTATTTATGGACTTAGTGTAGTCTCGATGTTCTGTCTTGGGTTCTGTTATGGTTGCTGAAATTCGGCTGTTGATGCTACAAAGTGACTGAGAGGGGGTGGGTTTTCTGGGGTTTGAATGAGCATTTTTTACTGCCCCAGGTGAGAAAGTTTTCAATTTTTGTCTGCCGGAAAGTGACAGTTATTTTGATTTCCTAGATTTGGTTTTGTTTATGTGGTATCAATCCTTGATCAGCTATAGTCGTTGGCGTACTTTACATGTTGATTTGCAAGATTATTTCGGTGGGTCGGGGAATGAATACGCGCTTTGATCGATCTGTTATCAGTTTTTTCCCCATTTTTTATGGACTTGGCGTTTTTGTTAGATTAATTTACGAGGGGTTTATGTGctgataaataataattaagactTTTATTCTTGTTATTTGAGACTGTAATATTGGTTGAGGTTCACAATAATTTGTCCGGGTAGAAGTGATTCtggataagtaaatgcaatttGATTATGATGCGCTGTTTTTTATTCCAGTTTTATTTTGAGATGTAGGTTTGACTCAAAGACTTTCAAATATCATGGGTAGTTACAGTGATACGGAAGAGAATAGGTTCTTTGACAGCCGTGATGAAGTCTCTTCTGTATCAGATTTGGTTTCTGATTGCTCAgaagagatcttgagttctggATTTGGAGATTGTGCTCTAGGGTATGAGTTTTGGAGCAAGAAACCTGATAGTATTGAAGAGAGGCGTGGTAAGTTTTTGAAACTGATGGGTTTTAGTCCAAATTGGCACAGAACTTTTGGAGATGAAGTGGGAGATCTGTGGCAGGGAGAAATGAAAAGAGATGTTGACAGATTGGGGGATACCGGTGAGACCGTGCTGGCAGATTTGGATTCGGACCCACAGTTTTTCTCAAGCCATTCATTGCATTCCTTTCGGTCATATAACAACATAGATTTATTAGAAGACGGTACAATAGAGGAGAATTTTGCTTGGAAAATCGAGAATTTGTGCAATGAAGCTGAATTTGTTGTCGATGAACTTGTTGACACTGGTACGAGTTCTACATTTTGTAGAACGAGTTCAGATAGAACATTATCGATTGATGAATATCTGAAAACAATTGGATCTCCGATGTTGCGATGGTTTAGAAAAGACTCAAAAGGGTGTAACATGGTTGACGCAGAGAAGAAAGTTAAAAGCAGTTGGCTCAAGAAATTCAATGCTTTGACTCATATTACCGATAAGGCAAGGCGGTTCATTGGTAAAAGTATTGAAAGTCATTCTGAGACAGAGTCTGCTTCTCGAAGAGTTGATGTAAATGTATGTCGAAAGCACTTGAAAGAGTTATCTTGTCTTTATGCTGGGCAAGAATTTCTTGCCCACAATGGCTCAATATCGACAATGAAGTTCAGCCCGGATGGTCAGTTTTTGGCTAGTGCTGGGGAAGATGGCATTATCCGTGTTTGGAAAGTCCTTGAAGATGACATTGTAAAACGAATTGATTTTCAAGATGCTGACCCTTCCCATTTGTACTTTTCACTGAATAATTTTTCTAAGTTAGCTCCTCTGGATGGCACGAAAAAGTATGCTACTCAGACAAAAAGATCGAGGAAATCAACTGATTCAGCTTGTGTCATTCTTCCTCAAAAGGTCTTTCAGTTGTTGGAGAAGCCTCTTCACGAGTTTCATGGACATAAAGGGGAGATTTTGGCTCTCTCATGGTCTAAGAATGGGGTTCGTGGTTGTGTTTTTGCTAAACTTTTTACAATTACTTTTGAGTTCTTGTTTTTTCACAAAAGAAGTGATGTTCTTCAAATTTAATAATGCTTCTATTTGGACTGCAGCATTTACTGTCATCTTCAGTTGATAAAACTGCTCGCTTGTGGAGGTTGGATTATGATCATTGTCTAGGAGTTTTCTCTCATAATAACTATGGTAAGGATCTGGAAATAGGAATATTTCACACCACCATAGCAAATACACTACTTAATGTAACATTTTACAGgtatttaattataatttatctgTGATGCAGTGACTTGCATTGACTTCAATCCTGTGGATGATAATTATTTTGTTAGTGGCTCAATAGATGGAAAAATGCGCATTTGGGAGGTTCAAGGCCGTCGAGTTGTTGATTGGACTGATATTCGAGAAATCATTACTGCGGTGTGTTATAGTCCTGATGGCAAGGTTGATGAACATATCTGCGAGCTATTTCACtgttaaatttttttggaaTCTCTGTtgaaacttaaaatcattgtttatACTTGGTTCAGAGAGGAGTCGTTGGCTCTATAGATGGCAATTGCCGTTTTTATGATGTCATAGGTATGCCCTTCTACTTAAGATATTACCAAACTGCTTTTTATGTTTTTAGAACCAAGCCACTGGCTAAACAAAGAGTCTTCTGATAATCAGAAGCTGTTGAATAACTAGTGATTTTGATCGGTCCTTGTTATTTTGAAGTTTATGTGGTATTATTTTGAAGTTTATGTGGTCATAGATCTTGAATGCAGTGTCATCCTTTTTTTATACACTTGATAATGTGAAATATCATCGGTTAGCGTTGATGGAATTCCATTGCTTTTTAAGGAGCTGCACGTTACATGAATGCTCCTTTATCCTACAGACAATTAATCTGATTCTGCATGTATAACATGCTCACTTCTAGACAAATCTTGTCATTTTATCCTTATTTGGGTCTATGTAATCATAGGACAAAAGCCTAAATTCGTTTtcctattttttatttttaaaaataaatatttggctGCTTCTTCATCGTACGTGTCTTAATTAATTTTCAGTATTTCTAGAGAAACgatttttttattgtatttgatgaGATTCTTGATGTTTGAAGATATGTATCCAATGAATGTTTGAAATTTGGGTACAGATGCAAACATAAAAGAAAATGCATCAAAAAACTTTCAAGTTAgattaatttatttgttttttacaCTCTAATAACTGTCATTCGTCCACATTCATTTGACCAGTTTAACTAAAACAATTAAAGAATAATTGAGAACTTGAACAATACTGACAGTCCGAGACTGTGTTTATTTGTTTCTATTTATGATGATAACTTTATTTACATCAATGAAGTGAGCTTAAATTTAAACGGTCAAGCAAATTTTCAActatttaaaaacaataattgtGTAGTATCTCTCGTCCCACATGGGTTAAAAAATGTTTGAAATGGTTTATAATTGATCACAATGAACTCTTATAAATTTgagttaatcattttcataaaacgaGGACAAATATGAATTAGTTGTTATAAGGGACTCATTGTGCGGTCGCgtttgcactggtctttctgCAGTACGTGGCAATAATTTGTCAAGATTTTACCTTTGGTTGCAAAGTGCATGCAGATTTTTGTGAGTACGCCTAGAAGTACTAAGACAATAGCTTAAATAGACATATTTCTCAATGCAATACTTGTTACTTTGTCCATAATGGTTAATGtattatttcattatccatTCATTTATGTTCTCAAAGTCTTGATACCTGTACTTTGTATTTCTTTTAAATATGGTATCTTCTAAACGAATATTTGACAATTGTATGTTGGCCAACTTTTGTATTAGAGCACAACAAAATCACTCATTTGTATATGTTTGCTTTATGTGATAGTTGGTTTGCTACTGAATATCCACACCCAATTTTCATTTCCATTGGCATATGGCCTTTGACCTTAAACACTTCGATTTCCTACCGAGTgtcattttatttattcattttaaattCTAAAATGATATTAGTGAAGGAACAGAATGGCAATACCTGACTACAACTACCTGACTACAACTGGACAACAAACCTAAATAAATATGTAATGCTAAAACAAGATGTACTCGGGAGAAAAAGAATTGCTGGCAATGAAACTAGACGACAATATTAACTTGAAAAATGTGATGTTATATTATGGTCTAATGTGTGAAACATTCTAATTACGTAACTATGTTGTACGAGTCGTGCATGCTGTCACATTCAGAATGATATAGAGCAGAATGCTGTACGATTTCATTTTTTATGTGTTTCCATTCTGTTGACTCTTATGTGCGGAAGAATTAAAGTTTACCTGTCTTGTCCTTTTTTTGTGTAGATAATCGTATGGAATTGGGTGACCAAATATGCACGAAAGGGAAGAAAAAGCAATCTGGGAAGAGGATAACTGGATTTCAGGTTGTCATATGAGAAACTATTATCATAtttaattgttgttttctattTCCTATGACAATTTGTTGCATTGAAGTATTTTTTTAATCTTGTATCTGATTGTTAATTTTCAGTTTTGCCCAAGTGATGCGAGCAAAGTAATGGTTACTTCTGCTGATTCACAAGTTCGAATTCTTTGTGGGGCCAATATTGTGGGCAAGTTTAAAGGTGACGAGTTCCTTCTTTCCTTGTTTAACTTTTCTGTAAACTTCTTTCAGCCATTTCTATGCAACACTATAGTGATTTCCCGCAAATGCAAACTATTCACTAATAATTGATTTACAGCTGTAGAATAGGAAAAACCATTCTCATAGATTGTTAAATCAAATGGTTCAATGATATTATTTTGAGTCACCAAAATGACCTTTTTTCTCAACTTCTTTTTGGACTCCTTCAGGCAATAATAGTTCAGGAAGTCGAGTTTCTGCCGCATTCACTTCAGATGGAGAGCACTTTGTTTCGGCCACAGAGGACTCAAATGTCCATGTCTGGAGTTATAATGCACAGGACCAGAAATCATCTAGGCCAAAGAACTTAGGATCGCTCGAGAGTTTCTTCTCACGCAATTCTTCCATTGCCGTCCCTTGGTGTGGATTAAAGAATAAGTTGGGATCACTACCAGAAAGTATCTTGAGAAACGGACCTTGTGATGAGAAATTTCTCCAAAAGTTACCCGCATATTTCCCTGATTGTCTTACCATGAGCCTCGGGTTTTTCTTAGACTCTATATACAGAGGATCTGCCACATGGCCAGAGGAGAGGCTGCCCGAATCAAGACCTGAGACTGACAAACCATTTTTACGTAAATCAGAATTCAAGTTTCTAAAAAACGCTTGGCTCAGCGCATTGAACACTCCTCACTTGTGGGGTAATGTGATAGTAACTGCTGGCTGGGACGGATGCATTCGAACATTTCTCAACTATGGGTTACCTATTCGATTTTGATTCATTGTTATACACGGTGATAAAAGCTCAAAGACCATGAAATTTGCGACACAGTGTAGATTGAGAATCGAGGAATCGGTGTTTATGTAAAAAGTATATTCTTTATAGGTAAAAAGTATAGTAACTTTATTTAGATGACGCCGAGAGGCGATGGAAATTGAGTTTGTATCAAGTCGACTAAGTGGCTTGGTTTTTACTTTCTATTATTTTCTGGCTTTTGATGACCCAAGTCAAATGTATAAATTATCGGGCAGATCATTCTTGTTGGGTTAAAATTCTGTTTATTTCGAAAGTTAATGTTACATTTCACTCAGATCACATCAAGCATCTTGATGGATGGTGGTGTGAATGTGTAATGTAACACCAAATGATGTGAAATATTAGTGTTCCTTGAAGTCGGGCAGGTACACGAGGGGTCTGCTAAACGTGCTCTCTCTTTGACAATCCTCCGAGCTAGCTTTTAGGATTGAGTGAGGTCCAAATTCCAATCTTTAACATTTATGTCTCTCACCGTAAACTACCATATCAACCGTTGCATATGCCACATCGCATTATTGGTCGCAGAGAAAAAAACAATTTCTTTCCTTTTGTGTTGTAATGATTTTATTTGTCCacgcaataaaaaaaaatacttgagACGATGGACGATCTATAATTTTTTGCGGAGAACTTGAACAAATCCCGAATCGAGCTTCCCGGCGTCGGCTTCTGTTCTTGCGCACGGTCAAACTATAAACCGagacatggagtctcttacttGCCGACGATACATCTCCCTGGATCAATAAATGCTAGAATATTCTCATAATTGGTTTCAACTGAATCTTGATCATAATCTGAGTGGGCCTTCTTGAAATCGAATCTCCAAGTTTTGGGTCCAATGTTGTTTTCTGATAATTGCAGATGAGATTAATTTAGAGCTTTGGCATGGAGGGGCACTGATTTTGACCTTGTAACAAAAATTATTCTTgttctttattttccacaaatGCTGAAAAAGGAAGAAGAGATTGTGGATCATTAGTTTTGTCGGAAGATGAGAGAGTATCACggtaattttattttcatatctCATTAttcaaaagtttaaaatttatttgtcTATTGTTCAAAGAatcaagagtaggtctcttgtgagacggtttcacgaatctttatcagacgggtcaaccctaccgatattcacaataaaaagtaatactcttagcataaaaagtaatattttttcatggatgacccaaataagagattcgtctcacaaaatacgacctgtgagaccgtttcacataagtttttgtcaaaaatcaATAACTCCGTTACAAACTTACAAATGCTTCAATTCGTGGACTGTCTTATGAGAAACTTATCATGTATCTATACCAGAATTGGCTCAAGTCAAACACACttaattttggagttttaaATTATGTGCTCCGAAATGTAAATGTTTTTTTTGTTGATATGAGTATCgactatcaaatcttttaagctctcCTCAACCAAACAATCTCGTACATGGATAGTTTTGGAATTTCTCCTCAGTTCATTTATATTCCCTTTCACCTATAAGTCTTCCAAAactgctcattgtccgtgcaacctcttGACACCCGCGATCAACCGGCCTTCTTCGGCCTCGGACGTCATACCATTATTCATACATATACCATatatgatcaaagataaaaCCATTGACCTTTTAAGTTGTTACCACTGAACCAAAATCTATAATGTAACATTAACTTATAATTCATCTGGCGTCAATGTATGTCTCAAGCACGAGAGAATGTAAAGGTTTTGAGACTCAAATCTTAATAATATACTCcctcaattaaaaaaatatttattctgtACTATGAGTTAGTTACTGGAAATAgttgatttaaaaatatacaCTAGAGTGAAGTTGTGCAGTTAATACACATGCAATGTTTATAGTGAGTAATTATTGGCAAAGAGAATTGTGATTcaaacaatatcaataatgaaaAAAGGGATTAAGTGAGTGGGagaaataaatcaataattgaAGGGACATAGTGGACTGGTCGAATATACGAATATTTCACTTGAACTGAAAAGGCCCAAAGGATATTTCGGTGCAACAGCGTAAAAATTGGGTTTTTTATCCTGAAAAAAGGAGGCATATCTATCCCCACAAAAGGACACAAAGTTTAAATCCTCGGTTGTTTATTTCAGAGCAACTTTTTTTCCCAAAAGGTGCTGATTGTACTTTGATTCTTGTTTGCTCTGTATTTCAAATTGTTACTACAGATAGGGGAAACCGCTTTGTAAATTACTTTgcaattcgataaaataaaatcataggAAAATTAAAGGTCCTGAACAATCTGGGAAACTAACATGTGGCTTTGTTGTGTTCTTACACCCAACATTGTAATAAATACTTTCCCATTCTATGTATTGTAGACCGGTCATGTTATACGTACAGTCAGatttgtacaataattcttaCCACACAAAAAATTCAACGTAAAAATTATAGTTACAAAAATCTCATGATACATTCAATATAAAATGTAAGAATATAATAGCAAAATCTCTAAATATAATTCTTGTAAATAACTACGCATGACATATTTATTGTACAGCAattcaaaaaaagaaaatgcTATTGTATCAAACGATGAGTTTGCCCGTGAGTCATTTCTTTCTACCCATTTCAAGTAAATGCAACCAAAGTGGTTGAGTATATTAAAGAtagattaaaataattttttaaaatgtaactTATATTTTTTGAGGAATATAATTTCTAttttatcattcaaaaataGGGGAGAAAGTTCGTTTTTAGTTTTTTGAATAGTACTGAAATAAAATTCCCAAGATCGAATTACGAATTAATTGATATAACTTACCAATATTGACATGTTATAATTTTTGcatttgataaaaaaaacgTCGAGTACATGATAGATTgagtcaaaaacttgtgtgagacggtctcacggatcgtattttgtgaaacgatctcttatttggatcatccatgaaaaaatactaatggttatgctaagagtattattttttattgtgaatatcggtatggttgatctgtctcacagttaaaaattcgtgagaccgtctcacaagagatctagtTTAGAGGTGGGTACGGTACGGTATATCGTACCGAACTACGGTACCGTATCGAAAATATCGGTGTGGAATTTTtccataccgataccgataccggaaattcggtataccgcacattcggtataccgaattttcggtatgaaaaaagttcataccggtaccataccgataccgaaaattttgtcggtatatcgaaattaaattttaaaaaaaataataataaaaaactattttcggtatttcggtatatatcgaaataccgaaaaaaaaatattctttaccgataccgataccgaaattttcg from Primulina tabacum isolate GXHZ01 chromosome 14, ASM2559414v2, whole genome shotgun sequence includes:
- the LOC142524214 gene encoding uncharacterized protein LOC142524214; translation: MGSYSDTEENRFFDSRDEVSSVSDLVSDCSEEILSSGFGDCALGYEFWSKKPDSIEERRGKFLKLMGFSPNWHRTFGDEVGDLWQGEMKRDVDRLGDTGETVLADLDSDPQFFSSHSLHSFRSYNNIDLLEDGTIEENFAWKIENLCNEAEFVVDELVDTGTSSTFCRTSSDRTLSIDEYLKTIGSPMLRWFRKDSKGCNMVDAEKKVKSSWLKKFNALTHITDKARRFIGKSIESHSETESASRRVDVNVCRKHLKELSCLYAGQEFLAHNGSISTMKFSPDGQFLASAGEDGIIRVWKVLEDDIVKRIDFQDADPSHLYFSLNNFSKLAPLDGTKKYATQTKRSRKSTDSACVILPQKVFQLLEKPLHEFHGHKGEILALSWSKNGHLLSSSVDKTARLWRLDYDHCLGVFSHNNYVTCIDFNPVDDNYFVSGSIDGKMRIWEVQGRRVVDWTDIREIITAVCYSPDGKRGVVGSIDGNCRFYDVIDNRMELGDQICTKGKKKQSGKRITGFQFCPSDASKVMVTSADSQVRILCGANIVGKFKGNNSSGSRVSAAFTSDGEHFVSATEDSNVHVWSYNAQDQKSSRPKNLGSLESFFSRNSSIAVPWCGLKNKLGSLPESILRNGPCDEKFLQKLPAYFPDCLTMSLGFFLDSIYRGSATWPEERLPESRPETDKPFLRKSEFKFLKNAWLSALNTPHLWGNVIVTAGWDGCIRTFLNYGLPIRF